A window of the Canis lupus baileyi chromosome 1, mCanLup2.hap1, whole genome shotgun sequence genome harbors these coding sequences:
- the DSE gene encoding dermatan-sulfate epimerase isoform X2, whose translation MYETSYRRGWGFQYLHNHQPTNCMALLTGSLVLMNQGYLQEAYLWTKQVLTIMEKSLVLLREVTDGSLYEGVAYGSYTTRSLFQYMFLVQRHFDINHFGHPWLKQHFAFMYRTILPGFQRTVAIADSNYNWFYGPESQLVFLDKFVMRNGSGNWLADQIRRNRVTEGPGTPSKGQRWCTLHTEFLWYDASLKSVPPPDFGTPTLHYFEDWGVVTYGSALPAEINRSFLSFKSGKLGGRAIYDIVHRNKYKDWIKGWRNFNAGHEHPDQNSFTFAPNGVPFITEALYGPKYTFFNNVLMFSPAVSKSCFSPWEGQVTEDCSSKWSKYKHDLAASCQGRVVAAVEKNGVVFIRGEGVGAYNPQLNLKNVQRNLFLLHPQLLLLVDQIHLGDKSPLETAASFFHNVDVPFEETVVDGVHGAFIRQRDGLYKMYWMDDTGYSEKATLASVTYPRGYPYNGTNYVNVTVRLRSPITRTAYLFIGPSVDVQSFSVHGDAQQLDVFIATSQHAYATYLWSGETAGQSAFAQVIADRQKILFDRSSAIKSTTMPEVKDYATVVEQNLQRFKPVFQLLEKQILSRVRNTASFRKTAERLLRFSDKRQTEEAIDRIFAISQQQQQQQSKSKKNRRVGKRYKFVDAVPDIFAQIEVNEKKIRQKAQILAQKELPIDEDEEMKDLLDFADVTYEKHKNGGALKGRFGQARMMTTTRSRAPSLSSSYTRLFLILNIAIFFVMLAMQLTYFQRAQSLHGQRCLYAVLLIDSCILLWLYSSCSQSQC comes from the exons ATGTATGAAACTTCATACAGGAGAGGATGGGGATTTCAGTACCTTCACAATCATCAGCCCACCAACTGCATGGCCTTGCTCACAGGAAGCCTTGTTTTGATGAATCAAG GGTATCTTCAAGAAGCCTATTTATGGACCAAACAAGTTCTGACCATCATGGAGAAGTCTCTGGTCTTGCTCCGAGAGGTGACAGATGGTTCCCTCTACGAAGGAGTTGCATATGGCAGCTACACCACTAGATCACTCTTCCAGTATATGTTTCTGGTTCAGAGGCACTTTGACATCAACCACTTTGGCCACCCATGGCTTAAACAACACTTTGCATTTATGTATAGAACCATCCTACCAG GGTTTCAAAGAACTGTGGCTATTGCAGACTCAAATTACAACTGGTTTTATGGTCCAGAAAGCCAATTAGTGTTCCTGGATAAATTTGTCATGCGTAACGGCAGTGGTAACTGGCTGGCTGACCAAATCAGGAGGAACCGTGTGACGGAAGGTCCAGGGACACCATCCAAAGGGCAGCGCTGGTGTACTCTTCACACAGAATTTCTCTG GTACGATGCCAGCTTGAAATCTGTTCCACCTCCGGATTTTGGCACCCCTACATTGCATTATTTTGAAGACTGGGGTGTTGTGACTTACGGAAGTGCCCTGCCCGCAGAAATCAacagatcttttctttctttcaagtcgGGAAAACTTGGGGGCCGTGCAATATATGACATTGTCCacagaaacaaatacaaagatTGGATCAAAGGATGGAGAAATTTTAATGCAGGGCATGAACATCCTGATCAAAACTCATTTACTTTTGCTCCCAATGGCGTACCTTTCATTACTGAGGCTCTCTATGGGCCAAAGTACACCTTCTTCAACAACGTTTTGATGTTTTCCCCAGCTGTGTCAAAGAGCTGCTTTTCTCCTTGGGAGGGTCAGGTCACGGAAGACTGCTCTTCAAAATGGTCTAAATACAAGCATGACCTGGCAGCCAGCTGTCAGGGGAGGGTGGTTGCAGCAGTGGAGAAAAACGGAGTGGTTTTCATCCGAGGAGAAGGCGTGGGAGCTTATAACCCACAGCTGAATCTGAAGAATGTTCAAAGGAATCTGTTCCTCCTGCATCCACAGCTGCTTCTCCTTGTGGACCAAATACACCTGGGAGACAAGAGTCCTCTGGAGACGGCAGCAAGCTTCTTCCACAATGTGGATGTCCCTTTCGAGGAGACAGTGGTAGATGGGGTCCACGGGGCTTTCATCAGGCAGCGGGACGGTCTCTACAAAATGTACTGGATGGACGATACTGGCTACAGTGAGAAAGCAACCTTGGCTTCAGTGACGTACCCTCGGGGCTATCCCTACAATGGGACAAACTATGTGAATGTCACCGTGCGCCTCCGGAGTCCCATCACCAGGACAGCTTACCTCTTCATAGGGCCATCGGTAGATGTTCAGAGCTTCAGCGTCCACGGAGACGCCCAGCAGCTGGACGTGTTCATAGCCACCAGCCAGCATGCCTACGCCACTTACCTTTGGAGCGGAGAGACCGCGGGACAATCCGCCTTTGCACAGGTCATTGCAGATCGTCAGAAAATTCTGTTCGACCGGAGCTCGGCCATCAAGAGCACCACCATGCCGGAGGTGAAGGACTATGCCACTGTGGTGGAACAGAACCTGCAGCGTTTTAAGCCCGTGTTCCAGCTGCTGGAGAAGCAGATCCTGTCCCGGGTCCGCAACACAGCTAGCTTTAGAAAGACTGCCGAGCGCCTGCTGAGGTTTTCAGACAAGAGGCAGACGGAGGAGGCCATTGATAGGATTTTTGCCATatcgcagcagcagcagcagcagcaaagcaaGTCAAAGAAAAACCGAAGGGTAGGCAAACGTTATAAATTTGTGGACGCCGTCCCTGATATTTTTGCACAGATTGAAGTCAATGAAAAAAAGATTCGACAGAAAGCTCAGATCTTGGCACAGAAAGAACTGCCCatagatgaagatgaagaaatgaaagaccttttagactttgcagatgtgacaTATGAGAAACACAAAAACGGTGGTGCCCTGAAAGGCCGGTTTGGACAGGCCCGGATGATGACAACAACGCGCAGCAGAGCCCCGTCGCTGTCATCTTCCTACACCAGACTGTTCCTGATCCTGAACATTGCTATTTTCTTTGTCATGTTGGCAATGCAACTGACTTATTTCCAGAGGGCCCAGAGCCTGCATGGCCAAAGATGTCTTTATGCAGTCCTTCTAATAGATAGCTGTATTTTATTGTGGTTGTATTCTTCTTGTTCCCAATCACAGTGTTAG